Proteins from one Fragaria vesca subsp. vesca linkage group LG6, FraVesHawaii_1.0, whole genome shotgun sequence genomic window:
- the LOC101292626 gene encoding methyl-CpG-binding domain-containing protein 9-like — MEITESATDEVRDSAAAETTTRAGLGIDLNERIIDLNERIPSPEALPDSVDVVRYYHDNPSPPAGGPAGVPGGGRGSACASCGKPEVRGHVVVCDGCERGFHLTCAGMRGRQAVSLDEWVCGECMCGGVKSKRWPLGVKSKHILDINASPPSDGDGDGDVAEEDVTELRKHTPGGNSFGGNPFGAPVTYSNFLYPGNGYGLHKGSAILTQAVKFEDILPHTETASGGFDEVGLGFPVGRHRSSNNTAVRVSSLNSNEIVLQALRDFVSERHGVLDDGWRVEFKQSIDNNEPYVVYCAPNGKTFDSLSEVAHYLGLSGNSTGSEVRREGSLSMTEKTYQPRKRKSRASYANGVTESKESSISGYCKKLSSHGPGPDVSARGLVNNGEVTEAGSNGIGCIGSQHNSEGFPVQFEDFFVLSLGEVDTRPSYHDSNLIWPIGYRSCWHDRITGSLFICEVLDGGDSGPVFKIRRCSCSALPIPSGSTILSRPELGDLCTQSDRDSHDTYGNDGSIHMILSEPVPPMENDVFSCLMGGSDEANDVQTTPCLERSQLNHTSLDKFCSLPGSISIPSISQADAESGACDDISKWLDHDRFGLDVEFVQELLEQLPGAESCSKYQFLRDRSNSSTVLTVGNGLLVVKMGAGLHGKEEQVLDGLFRRSKKARLAGVHVNFQPPPLGKPLCSMIPPALVGDLYQVWEMLWRFHAILGLKEAFSLRELEEELLNPWFASSDILERYGSELQGSEALNARKVDFKSDLVLSSCSKFSSAVSGNNPNAFIHIETGAMKEAVQAKLASVTYNRCSGIALTKAHASLLRVLIGELQSKVAALVDPNFDSGEFKSKRGRKKDIDCSIPLKRLKLLPINELTWPELARRYILAVLAMDGNLDSAEVTGRESSKVFRCLQGDGGVLCGSLTGVAGMEADALLLAEATKKIFASLNRESRVFTIEEEESDGMVSVETNLGGDGNIPAWAQMLEPVRKLPTNVGTRIRKCVYEALDKDPPEWAKKILEHSISKEVYKGNASGPTKKAVISVLADVSAEAFKKKSEKGRKRKINVSISDVIMKQCRIVFRRAAAADDTKVFCNLLGRKLMNPSDNDDEGLLGSPAMVSRPLDFRTIDLRLAAGSYGGSHEAFREDVRQLWSNLRIAYGDQPDLVELVETLSHNFETLYEEVVSLDHKFAEYSKSESITAERKKEIDDLVASTSVLPKAPWDEGVCKVCGIDKDDDSVLLCDTCDAEYHTYCLIPPLARIPKGNWYCPSCVVGKNMVQDATGHAQVISRRRGKNCQGEVTRIYLESLTHLASKMEESEYWEFHVDERTFLLKFLCDELLNLSVTHQHIDNCSETSIELQQKLRSLSVEWKNLKSREEFLVARAAKVDVSLREDCIKEGISASVENQEKCLGQAHALSGRSNYVNVVSDDMPGSECSRGFDQLESVSNADNSQHSARAEVKDKDAYPAVDKTKAEGDFILNMHSEKIDSSFGHTELTSSNSLPHEANGSTREIGGLDLQQVDMERVVSPFQPSDQEGLCIPSEVRSNFVAQRLSPTIIESHSYNLELKALRSDLSLLSDSITAVESDLAKLSVRREFLGVDSWGGLYWASAMPGEVSQVVVDRSMAEGRDPVWRKSIFQNFAASFEPNKAVASSSHWSSYETDAEIDELIGWLKPHDPKEKELRESILHWQKSRFHKYQQTGSQVQDDLPSASSVACNGERATISNHLVTRAAMFLEKLYGPCFELEAADISKKQGKQARLTNDEKMYRCDCLEPIWQSRHHCFSCHRTYLTDFELEGHNDGRCTSGAAAGDKGKEVLGSTMVKGSLNCVISREESKGQLNCPYDLENICAKFATKDSNKDLIRDIGLIGSNGIPSFVPSLSPYLSDSAVALITPQEDVCELGNEKAAEPPNSVGNAGANTAGRNSHFGSADGVEVPEANFRCLERRNMRPSGSHSIVGAGHFYVVPQSSLRPLVGKVTQILRHLKNNLLDMEAALPEEALRPSKMHLERRWAWRGFVKSASTIYEMVQATIVLEDMIKTEYLRNEWWYWSSYAAAAQTSTMSSLSLRIYSLDAAILYEKLLPNSNITDELEPSSVQDQSMQPVVDSTEKLKISRKVNKKRKDPEG; from the exons ATGGAAATAACGGAATCAGCCACCGACGAGGTCCGAGACTCCGCCGCGGCGGAGACGACGACGCGCGCCGGTCTAGGGATCGATTTGAATGAGAGGATAATCGATTTGAACGAGAGGATCCCTTCGCCGGAAGCACTACCGGATTCGGTGGACGTGGTGAGGTATTATCATGATAACCCCTCCCCGCCGGCGGGAGGCCCGGCCGGTGTTCCCGGCGGCGGTCGCGGCTCGGCGTGCGCGTCGTGCGGGAAGCCCGAGGTCCGCGGACACGTGGTGGTCTGCGACGGCTGCGAGCGGGGGTTCCACCTCACCTGCGCCGGAATGCGCGGCCGCCAGGCTGTCAGTTTGGACGAGTGGGTCTGCGGCGAGTGTATGTGCGGCGGCGTCAAGAGCAAGCGCTGGCCGCTCGGCGTTAAGTCCAAGCATATTCTCGACATCAACGCTTCGCCGCCCAGCGACGGTGACGGCGACGGTGACGTGGCGGAGGAGGATGTGACGGAGTTGAG AAAGCACACTCCGGGTGGTAATTCTTTTGGTGGAAATCCATTTGGTGCTCCAGTGACTTATTCAAACTTCTTGTACCCCGGAAATGGATATGGCTTGCACAAAGGTTCTGCGATTTTGACACAAGCGGTTAAATTTGAAGATATATTGCCTCATACAGAGACTGCTAGTGGAGGGTTTGATGAAGTAGGTTTGGGTTTTCCAGTTGGAAGACATAGGAGTAGTAATAATACAGCTGTTAGAGTATCATCCCTGAATTCAAATGAAATAGTTCTGCAGGCTCTTAGAGATTTTGTTTCTGAGAGGCACGGAGTGCTTGATGACGGCTGGCGTGTAGAATTCAAGCAGTCCATAGACAATAATGAACCATATGTAGTTTACTGTGCTCCAAATGGAAAGACATTTGATTCATTATCAGAAGTTGCACACTATCTTGGGTTGTCCGGCAATTCTACAGGGTCTGAAGTAAGAAGAGAGGGGTCTTTGTCTATGACAGAGAAGACTTATCAACCCAGGAAAAGAAAGTCAAGAGCTTCATATGCCAATGGAGTGACTGAAAGTAAGGAAAGCTCGATCAGTGGTTATTGCAAAAAGCTCTCTTCCCATGGTCCAGGTCCGGATGTTTCAGCCCGTGGTTTGGTAAATAATGGAGAAGTTACAGAAGCTGGATCAAATGGAATTGGATGCATCGGGTCGCAGCACAATAGT GAGGGATTTCCAGTGCAATTTGAAGATTTCTTTGTTCTTTCATTAGGAGAAGTTGATACAAGGCCCTCGTATCACGATTCTAATTTAATCTGGCCTATAGGATACAGATCGTGCTGGCATGATAGGATTACTGGTTCCTTATTTATATGTGAAGTTTTAGACGGTGGTGATTCTGGACCAGTTTTTAAGATCAGAAGATGTTCATGCTCTGCCTTGCCGATTCCCAGTGGTTCAACTATTCTGTCTAGGCCAGAACTAGGTGATTTATGCACTCAAAGTGATCGAGACAGTCATGACACTTACGGAAATGATGGAAGTATACATATGATTCTGTCGGAACCTGTCCCCCCTATGGAAAATGATGTTTTTTCTTGCTTGATGGGTGGTTCAGATGAAGCCAATGATGTTCAGACAAC ACCATGTCTCGAGAGATC CCAATTGAACCATACTTCATTGGACAAGTTTTGTAGTTTACCCGGTTCTATCAGTATACCTTCCATCAGTCAGGCAGATGCTGAGTCAGGTGCTTGTGATGACATATCAAAATGGCTTGACCATGATAGATTTGGATTGGATGTTGAATTTGTTCAAGAACTTTTGGAGCAGCTTCCTGGTGCCGAGTCCTGTTCTAAGTATCAATTTCTTAGAGATAGAAGTAACAGTTCTACAGTGCTAACTGTTGGAAATGGGCTTCTAGTGGTTAAAATGGGGGCTGGGTTGCATGGAAAGGAAGAGCAAGTTTTAGATGGTTTATTTAGAAGGTCCAAAAAAGCAAGGTTGGCTGGGGTTCATGTGAATTTTCAGCCACCTCCTCTTGGGAAGCCATTGTGCTCAATGATCCCTCCTGCACTTGTTGGTGACTTATATCAG GTTTGGGAAATGCTATGGCGCTTCCATGCTATTTTGGGTCTAAAAGAGGCTTTTTCATTGAGAGAACTTGAGGAGGAACTCTTAAACCCTTGGTTTGCCAGCTCAGATATACTAGAGAGGTATGGGAGTGAACTTCAGGGCTCCGAAGCTTTGAACGCACGTAAAGTTGATTTTAAAAGTGACCTAGTTCTATCATCTTGCTCCAAGTTCAGTTCGGCAGTTTCTGGGAATAACCCCAATGCGTTCATCCATATTGAAACTGGAGCAATGAAGGAGGCAGTTCAGGCTAAACTCGCATCTGTTACCTACAATAGATGTTCCGGCATAGCTCTGACAAAGGCTCATGCCTCACTGCTAAGAGTGCTCATAGGCGAGTTGCAATCTAAGGTTGCTGCACTGGTTGATCCAAATTTTGATTCGGGAGAGTTCAAGTCTAAGCGAGGAAGGAAAAAAGATATCGACTGTTCTATTCCTCTGAAAAGATTGAAGCTACTCCCGATTAATGAACTGACTTGGCCAGAGTTGGCACGGAGATACATCTTGGCTGTATTAGCCATGGATGGTAACCTGGACTCTGCTGAGGTTACTGGTCGTGAAAGCAGTAAAGTGTTCCGCTGCTTACAAGGTGATGGTGGCGTACTCTGTGGCTCTTTAACTGGAGTAGCGGGGATGGAAGCAGATGCGCTT TTGCTTGCTGAGGCCACAAAGAAAATCTTTGCTTCGCTTAATAGGGAAAGTCGTGTATTCACCATAGAAGAAGAAGAGTCTGATGGAATGGTGTCTGTTGAAACAAATTTGGGAGGTGATGGTAATATACCAGCATGGGCGCAGATGCTGGAACCTGTTAGAAAGCTGCCAACAAATGTGGGAACAAGAATCCGAAAATGTGTATATGAGGCCCTGGATAAGGATCCACCAGAATGGGCAAAAAAAATACTGGAACATTCTATCAGTAAGGAAGTCTACAAGGGCAATGCATCAGGACCTACAAAG AAAGCGGTTATTTCAGTCCTAGCAGATGTATCGGCTGAAGCCTTTAAAAAGAAGTCTGAGAAGGGAAGAAAACGGAAGATTAATGTCTCCATTTCTGATGTAATTATGAAACAATGTCGCATTGTGTTCCGTCGCGCGGCTGCGGCAGATGACACAAAGGTCTTCTGCAATTTGCTGGGGAGAAAGCTGATGAATCCAAGTGATAATGATGATGAGGGACTCCTTGGGTCCCCAGCCATGGTATCTCGGCCTTTGGACTTCAGGACTATTGACTTGAGATTGGCAGCTGGATCCTACGGCGGATCACATGAAGCTTTCCGTGAGGATGTTAGACAG TTATGGAGTAATCTACGTATTGCTTATGGTGATCAGCCTGACTTGGTCGAGTTGGTTGAGACGTTATCACACAATTTTGAAACACTATATGAGGAG GTTGTTTCTCTTGACCATAAATTTGCGGAGTATTCAAAGTCAGAGTCAATAACTGCCGAGAGGAAAAAGGAGATTGATGATTTAGTTGCTTCCACGAGTGTTCTCCCGAAAGCCCCTTGGGATGAGGGAGTCTGCAAAGTATGTGGCATTGATAAAGATGACGACAGCGTACTGTTGTGTGATACTTGTGATGCTGAGTATCATACTTACTGTTTGATTCCTCCTCTTGCAAGGATCCCAAAGGGAAATTGGTATTGTCCATCTTGTGTTGTTGGGAAAAACATGGTTCAAGATGCGACAGGACATGCTCAGGTCATTAGCCGACGCCGTGGTAAAAATTGTCAGGGAGAAGTTACACGCATTTACTTGGAGTCACTCACGCATTTAGCTTCTAAAATGGAAGAGAGCGAGTACTGGGAATTCCATGTGGATGAG AGAACCTTCCTGCTGAAATTCTTATGTGACGAGTTGCTTAATTTATCCGTTACTCATCAACACATTGATAATTGTTCTGAGACATCGATCGAGTTGCAGCAGAAACTGCGTTCCTTATCTGTAGAGTGGAAGAATCTCAAGTCTAGAGAAGAGTTCTTGGTTGCAAGAGCTGCAAAGGTTGATGTCAGCCTTAGGGAGGATTGCATAAAGGAAGGGATTTCTGCTTCAGTTGAAAATCAAGAAAAATGTCTTGGTCAAGCACATGCTTTGAGTGGCAGGTCCAACTACGTCAATGTAGTCTCTGATGATATGCCAGGATCAGAGTGTTCCCGAGGGTTTGATCAACTCGAGTCTGTCAGTAATGCAGACAATAGTCAACATTCTGCACGTGCTGAAGTGAAGGACAAAGATGCCTATCCTGCTGTTGACAAGACTAAAGCAGAAGGAGATTTCATTCTGAATATGCATTCTGAGAAAATTGATAGCTCCTTCGGACATACTGAGTTGACTTCATCAAATTCTTTACCCCATGAAGCCAATGGCTCTACTAGAGAAATCGGTGGCCTTGATCTACAACAGGTGGATATGGAAAGAGTTGTCTCCCCTTTTCAGCCTTCAGATCAAGAAGGACTTTGTATCCCTTCTGAAGTCAGGAGCAATTTTGTGGCTCAACGGTTGTCACCTACGATAATTGAATCACACTCCTACAACCTTGAGCTCAAAGCTCTAAGAAGTGACTTGTCACTTTTGTCCGACTCTATTACTGCCGTAGAGTCGGACCTTGCAAAGCTTTCTGTGCGCAGGGAGTTTTTAGGAGTGGATTCTTGGGGTGGCCTGTACTGGGCTTCAGCCATGCCGGGTGAAGTATCGCAAGTTGTTGTTGATAGAAGCATGGCAGAAGGCAGAGACCCAGTATGGAGGAAATCCATCTTCCAGAACTTTGCTGCATCATTTGAACCAAACAAAGCTGTTGCCTCAAGTTCACATTGGAGTTCATATGAAACTGATGCAGAAATTGATGAACTGATAGGTTGGTTAAAGCCTCATGATCCGAAGGAAAAGGAGTTGAGAGAATCAATATTGCACTGGCAGAAGTCTAGGTTCCATAAATATCAGCAAACTGGAAGTCAAGTTCAGGATGATCTCCCTAGTGCTTCGTCAGTGGCTTGTAATGGTGAAAGAGCTACAATATCTAACCATCTTGTTACTAGGGCAGCCATGTTTCTGGAGAAGTTATATGGTCCTTGCTTTGAGTTGGAAGCTGCTGATATCTCCAAAAAGCAGGGGAAACAAGCTAGACTAACTAATGATGAGAAAATGTACAGGTGTGATTGTTTGGAGCCAATTTGGCAATCTAGACATCACTGCTTCTCTTGTCACAGAACCTATTTGACTGATTTTGAACTGGAGGGGCATAATGATGGTAGGTGCACCTCAGGTGCTGCAGCCGGTGATAAGGGAAAGGAAGTACTTGGTTCTACTATGGTTAAGGGAAGTCTGAATTGTGTGATAAGTCGGGAAGAGAGCAAAGGGCAGCTGAATTGCCCATATGATCTGGAAAATATCTGTGCCAAGTTTGCGACAAAAGACTCTAATAAGGATTTGATACGGGATATAGGTCTTATAGGTTCCAATGGAATTCCATCTTTTGTTCCATCCTTATCTCCTTACCTCAGTGATTCTGCAGTTGCATTGATTACTCCTCAGGAAGATGTATGTGAACTTGGAAATGAAAAGGCTGCTGAACCCCCAAATTCAGTAGGAAATGCTGGTGCCAACACTGCAGGGCGTAACAGTCATTTTGGGTCAGCTGATGGGGTAGAAGTGCCAGAGGCCAACTTCAGATGTCTGGAACGAAGAAATATGAGACCCTCGGGTAGTCATTCAATTGTGGGGGCTGGTCACTTCTATGTTGTCCCCCAGTCCTCTTTGCGGCCTTTAGTTGGAAAAGTTACGCAGATCTTGAGACATTTGAAGAATAATCTACTTGACATGGAAGCTGCACTACCTGAAGAAGCTTTAAGACCATCAAAGATGCACTTGGAAAGGAGATGGGCATGGCGTGGGTTTGTTAAGTCCGCGTCCACAATATACGAG ATGGTTCAAGCAACAATTGTGCTGGAGGACATGATTAAGACCGAGTACCTAAGGAATGAGTGGTGGTATTGGTCATCGTACGCAGCTGCCGCCCAAACTTCTACTATGTCATCCCTTTCCCTGCGTATTTACTCCCTCGATGCTGCTATCCTGTATGAGAAATTGCTTCCGAATTCCAACATAACTGATGAATTGGAGCCTAGCAGCGTACAAGACCAGAGTATGCAGCCTGTTGTGGATTCAACAGAGAAGTTAAAGATAAGTAGGAAAGTCAACAAGAAAAGGAAAGATCCAGAGGGTTGA
- the LOC101291161 gene encoding homeobox-leucine zipper protein HAT5-like, whose protein sequence is MMEPGRLFFDPQQGGGGNMLFLGSGDQVFRGSRSMMGMEETSRRRSFFSTQDELYEEEYYDEQMPEKKRRLTTEQVHLLEKSFETENKLEPDRKTQLAKKLGLQPRQVAVWFQNRRARWKTKQLERDYDVLKASYDSLLANYDSILKENQKLKSEVVTITEKLEAKDQEAKGAAFAGDHDHDEKCDPVHLLPSEKEMITDVNVPMSLQLSVKVEDRLSSGSGGSAVVDEESPQLVDSGDSYFPSSCDVHNYDHPHLPHDDHHCMGLVVGVHSEEDDGSDDGRNYFSEVFAAAAVQQQPEDGVSMGWWVWS, encoded by the exons ATGATGGAGCCGGGCCGTCTTTTCTTTGATCCTCAGCAAGGTGGCGGTGGCAACATGTTGTTCCTTGGGAGTGGTGATCAAGTTTTCCGAG GGTCGAGATCGATGATGGGGATGGAGGAAACTTCGAGGAGGCGATCGTTTTTCAGCACGCAAGATGAATTGTACGAGGAGGAATATTACGACGAGCAGATGCCGGAGAAGAAGCGCCGCCTCACTACCGAGCAG GTGCATCTGCTGGAGAAGAGCTTTGAGACAGAGAACAAACTGGAGCCGGATCGGAAGACGCAGCTGGCCAAGAAGCTAGGGCTGCAGCCAAGGCAGGTGGCTGTGTGGTTCCAGAACCGTAGGGCTCGATGGAAGACAAAGCAGCTCGAGCGCGATTATGATGTTCTAAAAGCGTCTTATGACTCCCTTTTGGCCAACTATGATTCTATCCTCAAGGAGAATCAGAAGCTCAAATCTGAG GTGGTCACCATAACTGAGAAACTTGAAGCTAAAGATCAGGAGGCTAAAGGAGCAGCATTTGCAGGTGATCATGATCATGATGAGAAGTGTGACCCTGTTCATCTTCTTCCAAGTGAGAAAGAGATGATCACGGATGTTAATGTTCCAATGAGTCTCCAGCTTAGTGTCAAGGTTGAGGATCGCCTGAGCTCCGGGAGCGGTGGAAGTGCCGTGGTGGACGAGGAAAGCCCTCAGCTCGTGGACAGCGGTGACTCTTATTTCCCAAGTAGCTGTGACGTTCACAATTATGATCATCCTCATCTTCCTCATGATGATCATCACTGCATGGGGCTAGTAGTTGGAGTCCACTCGGAGGAGGATGATGGCAGCGATGACGGCCGGAATTACTTCTCCGAAGTGTTTGCCGCCGCTGCAGTGCAGCAGCAGCCGGAGGATGGAGTGTCTATGGGCTGGTGGGTGTGGTCCTAG